A stretch of DNA from Lysinibacillus sp. B2A1:
TTATTGGTGAAGGTGAGGTACCTCTTGTTTTAGGAAAGCACTCAGGTCGCGCGGCATTCCGTGATCGTGCAGAAACAATGGGCTTCAATCTTTCGGATGACAAATTAAACAAAGCGTTTACTGAATTTAAGAAACTTGCTGATCGTAAAAAGGAAATTACGGAAGAGGACTTATTAACTCTTTTAACAGAACAACAAGTTCAACTAGAAGATGTACCACTCTTTGAATTAAAGATGGTACAGGTACAATATGGCACAGAAAATATTCCAACTGCAACAGCGATCGTGCACACACCTGAAGGGGTTGAAAAGACGGTTGTTGCAACAGGTTCAGGCTCGGTGGAAGCAATCTTCAATACGCTTGAGCAACTTGTACAGGGACATATTCATGTGATAGATTACCGTGTAAAATCTGTTGGCAAGGGGCGAGATGCACTAGGGGAAGCTGTCATTAATATTCGTTATGATGATGTGTCAACAACTGGCAGAAATTCCTCACAGGATGTATTAGAAGCTTCCGCAAAAGCTTATTTAAATGCTATTAATCGTCATTTAATTCATGCAAGTTTACGTGCACAACCTGTTAGTTAAGCATTTAGCCTCTGGTGAATGTCACAGATCAGTGGTTGTGAATGGACCAACCTTTAGGCAATTATGCCGTGATGTAATTGATGGCTCTCATCTATACATATAGGTGAGAGTCTTTACTAAAATAGTGTATATCTACACTATACAAAGAAAGGTGTTTTGACGATGGAGAAAAAAATTACAGTACTTCCTGGTGACGGAATTGGCCCAGAGGTTGTTGCTTCTGCTGTACGTGTATTGCAAGTAATTGGTAAACGTTTCAACCATAAATTCCATTTAGGTTATGCAACAATCGGAGGCGCTGCCATCGACCAACACAATAATCCACTACCAGATGAGACAATTGAAATGTGTGAAAACAGCGATGCTATTCTGCTTGGAGCAGTAGGTGGTCCAAAATGGGATAATAATCCACCTGAATTACGTCCAGAAAAAGGCTTATTGCGTATTCGCAAGCATTTTGATTTATTTGCAAATCTACGTCCAGTAAAGGCGTTCCCGAGTTTACTTGATGCTTCACCATTAAAGCGTGAAGTTGCCGAAAACGTCGATTTAATGATTGTACGTGAATTAACAGGCGGCGTATACTTCGGGGAACCACGTATGCGTACTGAAAATGGAGCGATTGATACAACCGTTTATTCAACTGCTGAAGTTGAAAGGATTGTTGAAAATGCCTTTGAATTAGCACGCTTACGTGGAGGCAAATTATGTTCTGTCGATAAAGCAAATGTGCTTGAAACTAGTCGACTGTGGCGCGAAGTAGTAGAAGCGAAGAAAAAAGAGTATCCAGATGTACAGGTTGAGCACAACTTAGTCGATTCAGTTGCGATGAAATTAATTACAAATCCAGGCCACTATGATGTGGTCGTTACTGAAAATATGTTTGGTGATATTTTAAGTGATGAAGCATCTGTTATTACAGGTTCTTTAGGAGTATTACCATCGGCATCCATTCGTGGCGATAATTTCGGTCTATATGAACCAGTACATGGCTCAGCACCAGAAATTGCGGGCCAAGGTGTAGCAAATCCAGCAGCAACTATTCTTTCTGTCGCGATGATGTTGCAATATTCATTTGGCTTAAAAGAAGAAGCAGCAGAAATTGAACGTGCAGTCAGTGCAGTATTTGATGATGGTTATTTCACAGCAGATCTTGCTCGTGATGGTGACCGTATTCTATCTACAAATGAATGGACAGATAAAGTAATTAACGAGATTGATACTAGCTTTGTTTCAGAAAGCATTATGACAACATACATTTAAGAAATAGGTGAAGACAATGGGCAAAAATATAATTGAAAAGATTTGGGATAAACATGTTGTTTATCAGGAAGAGGGCAAACCTGACCTGTTATATATTGATCTTCATTTAATTCATGAAGTTACTTCTCCGCAGGCTTTTGAAGGTCTACGTATGAACGGACGTAAGGTGCGTCGGCCAGATTTAAGCTTTGCAACAATGGATCATAACGTGCCAACCAAAAATCTACCGACAATCAATGACCCGATTGCGCGTAATCAAATAGAAACTTTGGCTAAAAATGCTGAAGAATTCGGTGTGGAGCTAGCTGGAATGGGGCATCCTGATCAGGGAATTGTTCATGTTATTGGACCAGAACTAGGCTTAACACAGCCTGGTAAAACAATAGTTTGCGGTGATTCCCATACGTCCACACATGGTGCCTTTGGAGCTATTGCCTTTGGTATTGGTACGTCTGAGGTAGAGCATGTACTTTCAACACAAACACTTTGGCAAAACAAGCCAAAAACAATGGAAATTCGTGTAGAAGGCGAGCTACCTGTAGGTGTAGCTGCAAAAGATATTATTC
This window harbors:
- the leuB gene encoding 3-isopropylmalate dehydrogenase → MEKKITVLPGDGIGPEVVASAVRVLQVIGKRFNHKFHLGYATIGGAAIDQHNNPLPDETIEMCENSDAILLGAVGGPKWDNNPPELRPEKGLLRIRKHFDLFANLRPVKAFPSLLDASPLKREVAENVDLMIVRELTGGVYFGEPRMRTENGAIDTTVYSTAEVERIVENAFELARLRGGKLCSVDKANVLETSRLWREVVEAKKKEYPDVQVEHNLVDSVAMKLITNPGHYDVVVTENMFGDILSDEASVITGSLGVLPSASIRGDNFGLYEPVHGSAPEIAGQGVANPAATILSVAMMLQYSFGLKEEAAEIERAVSAVFDDGYFTADLARDGDRILSTNEWTDKVINEIDTSFVSESIMTTYI